From a region of the Clupea harengus chromosome 9, Ch_v2.0.2, whole genome shotgun sequence genome:
- the exosc5 gene encoding exosome complex component RRP46, with the protein MDLSVHGVSPATREFGCEQNLLSRPDGSASFIQGNTSVLAGVYGPAEVKVSKEIYDRATLEVVMQPKIGLPGVRERAREQCVRETCEAALLSTLHPRSSLTLILQEVHDDGSLLACCLNAACMALMDAGLPMSCLFCGITCVIDTDGQIITDPTLQQEKESRALMTFAIDSTDKRVLMSSTKGSISIQELQEAIALSQKASHRIFEFYRGSVSRRYSKTLK; encoded by the exons ATGGATTTGAGTGTGCATGGAGTTAGTCCTGCGACGAGAGAATTTGGGTGTGAGCAGAATCTTCTTTCAAGACCTGACGGCTCAGCATCATTCATTCAAG GGAATACCAGTGTGTTGGCTGGAGTTTACGGACCAGCAGAGGTTAAAGTTAGCAAGGAGATCTATGACCGTGCAACGCTGGAAGTCGTGATGCAGCCAAAAATAGGCTTACCTG GCGTCCGAGAACGAGCTAGAGAGCAGTGTGTGCGGGAGACGTGCGAGGCAGCTCTTCTCTCCACCCTTCACCCTCGCTCCTCGCTCACCCTCATCCTGCAGGAGGTTCACGACGACGGCTCT CTTCTGGCTTGTTGCCTGAATGCAGCCTGCATGGCCCTAATGGATGCAGGTCTTCCTATGAGCTGCCTGTTTTGTGGTATAACCTGCGTCATCGACACAGATGGGCAGATTATTACTGATCCTACATTACAGCAGGAAAAG GAGAGCCGAGCTCTGATGACATTTGCGATTGATAGCACTGACAAGAGAGTGCTGATGTCCTCAACTAAAGGATCTATCTCAATTCAAGAG CTTCAAGAAGCAATAGCTTTGAGTCAGAAAGCTTCACACCGAATATTTGAGTTCTATAGAGGTTCAGTGAGTCGGCGCTATTCCAAGACACTTAAATAA
- the tmem91 gene encoding synapse differentiation-inducing gene protein 1 yields the protein MENMDELEHPLLGNSPNNSCMGPEAGAGVYRGILVRCEDEKKLHSLAWRSYCASTDIHQQQFLDPITLSNTLDTLYPSAPLWVTTDSLGMHSMDYLETTFVDIGPNSPLERKLLEEAKDAHSLSYSMDDEDELLPDFEDSSSDEFSDTDSESDFPLIVPQDYLGLAFFSMLCCFWPLGIAAFYLSQKTNKAAAQGDLQSANAASRQALWLSVFSIVFGIITYICAVAALLSYLSAKPP from the exons ATGGAGAATATGGACGAACTGGAACACCCCTTGCTAGGCAACAGCCCGAACAACTCTTGTATGGGCCCAGAGGCTGGTGCTGGAGTCTACAGAGGCATTTTGGTGAGGTGTGAGGATGAGAAAAAACTTCACTCTCTGGCCTGGAGAAGTTACTGTGCATCTACAGACATCCATCAGCAGCAGTTTCTGGACCCAATCACCCTTTCCAACACCTTGGATACGCTCTACCCCAGTGCCCCGTTGTGGGTCACCACAGACTCCCTGGGCATGCACAGTATGGACTACCTGGAGACCACCTTTGTGGATATTGGACCCAACTCCCCTCTTGAGAGGAAACTGCTGGAGGAGGCCAAAGATGCCCACAGCTTGTCTTATAGTATGGATGATGAGGATGAACTTCTGCCAGATTTTGAG GATTCTTCAAGTGATGAGTTCAGTGACACTGACAGCGAAAGCGACTTCCCACTGATAGTTCCTCAGGACTACCTTGGGCTGGCATTCTTCTCCATGCTCTGCTGTTTCTGGCCACTAGGAATTGCAGCTTTCTACCTTTCACAAAAG ACCAATAAGGCAGCAGCACAGGGGGACCTCCAGAGTGCAAACGCAGCGTCCCGTCAGGCTCTGTGGCTCTCGGTGTTCTCCATCGTCTTTGGGATCATCACATACATCTGTGCCGTTGCCGCCCTGTTATCCTACCTGTCTGCGAAACCACCTTAG